The genomic window TTTCCTTAGCAACAAATATGAACGTCCCCTTAAAGCCGAAGGCTTTCCTGAGAACCCTTGCAATTGTAAGGGTGTCTTCCTCATTTAAAAAGGATATGACCGCTTCAAGCTCTTCAAGGTTTATCTTATCTTTCCACAGCTCAAGGTCTGTTGCGCTTCCAGGAACAACGCTCAGGTTTTCAATGCCCTTTTCCTTCTCAAGGAAGTTCCTGAGTTTCTCTCCTTCCTTTTCAACCACGATAACGTCTGAAAACTGGGACACTATCTCTGTTATCTCCTCCACATATCTACCCAAACCAAGAAGTGCAATGCTCATATTCCAAGCCTCCTTCCAAGTTCTACCGAAACCTCCCTGAGCTGGTTTACTCCCTCTATATCCTTCTCCTTCATGGGAATCTCAACTATAGGAAACTCTTTGAACTTTTCCCTAATCTCTTTCATATACTCCTTCTCCTGTTCTTTCCTCATGGTAAAGAACTCATCCCTTGTGGCGGGAGGAAGCACCTTGTTAACTATGATAGCCCCCACGTTTACCCTTAATTTCTTAAGGGAGTTTACCATTCTGTAAGTTTCCTCTATCGGCAATCTTTCAGGGTTTAGAACCGGGAAAAAGATGGTTTTCCTGGAAAGGAGGAGCTCAGAGAAGGCAAGGAACCTCTTCCTCCTCTCCTCAAGGATATGAATGGCTCTGTCTTCCTTCTCTTTACCGCTTGCAGACCAGAGCTTTTGGGCTGTTCTCTTCCTTTTAAGCAACTCTTCAAGCCATCTACCGATCCTGCTTGCAGTTTTTAACATTTGGAGGGTATGTCCCGTTGGAGCCGTATCTATGACGAAGTGTTCGTAGTCCCCGAAATGTCCCAGTATTAATTTGGTCAGCTCTTCAAGAGTTGCAGCTTCTTCCGTTCCTGGTGTCTCCTCAATACTATGAAAAGCTTCCTTTATCTGGTCAAACACCTCTGCATTGACCAGAGGCTCTATACTCTCAAGGGCTTTCTTCATATAACCTCTAACAGCCTCATAGGGGTCAATTTCACAAACGTATAGATTGGGTAACGCTTGAAAGATTCCTTCACCTTTAACCCCAAGGATATCCGATAGGGAGTGAGCCGGGTCTGTTGATATAATGAGGGTTTTTCTCCCTCTATCCGCAAGTGCAAGGGCTAAGGCAGAGGAAAGGGTTGTTTTCCCTACGCCCCCCTTTCCACCAAAGAAGAAGAGCTTTCTATCAAGCATTTCTAAAAGTTTAAACGCAGGCATGGAAGCCGGTAAAGGCTTTTATCCTTTCAGTATCCGAACATACTTCCCATATAGGCAAAGACCAGGAACCTCGGCAATCTGCCAATGAAGGCGGCTAATAAAAAGGGAATTCTGGGCATCTCAAATATCCCTGCGAGCCAGCATATAGCTTTGAAAGGAACCGGGGTCAAAGCTCCCAGAAGGACAGCGAAAACGCCGTATCTGTTCATGAAGGCTTCCCCTTTCAGGAAGTTTTTTTCACCTAAAAGCTTTTTAGTGAGAGGTTCTCCAAATATTAACCCCAGTGTATGGGCTGTAAGTCCCCCAAGAACGCTTCCCAGGGTTGCCACTAAGGAGGCGATAAGCGGGTTGAGCCCCAGGGCAGTTCCCCCAGCTATGAAAGGGTCAGGGGGGACCGGCTGAACGATGCTTTCAGAAAAAGATATAAGGAATATACCTATATAACCGTAATGCTCAACGAGGTTCTTTGCCCACAGCTCTAAAGATTCAAACATTTAGGCTAAAATATTAAACCATGTCAGCGATAGTTGGGATTCACGGAAGAGAGGTTCTTGATTCAAGGGGAAATCCAACAGTTGAGGCTGAGGTTGTTTTGGAAAGTGGAGCTGTCGGAAGGGCTATAGTTCCCAGTGGGGCTTCAACAGGAGAAAGAGAAGCTCTTGAGCTAAGGGACGGTGATCCCAAGAGGTTTCACGGGAAGGGCGTTCTTAAGGCTGTTGACAACATAAACAGCGAGATAGCCAAGAGACTGTGCGGTATGGAGTCTCTGGACCAGAGGGAGATAGACCTAACACTGATAGAGCTGGACGGAACGGAGAACAAGAGCAGGCTTGGTGCGAATGCGATTCTGGCTGTTAGTATGGCTGTTGCAAGGGCGAGTGCCCAGGAGCTGGGCGTATCCCTCTATGAATACCTCGGAGGAAAGTTTGGGAGTAGGCTCCCCGTCCCTCTTATGAACGTTATAAACGGTGGGGCTCACGCTGATAACCCTCTTGATATTCAGGAGTTCATGATAGCACCTGTATGCGGAGGCTCTTTTAAGGAGGCTCTCAGGGCTGGAGTTGAGGTGTTTCACACCTTAAAGAAGGTTCTCAAGGATAAAGGATTCTCAACTAACGTGGGTGACGAGGGGGGTTTTGCCCCAAATTTGAGCTCAACGACAGAGGTCCTTGATACTCTCCTACTTGCGATAGAAAAATCCGGTTACAAACCTGGAGAGGACATACTTTTAGCCCTTGACTGTGCCTCTTCGGAGTTCTATGAGAGGGGCAAATACACACTGGAGGGTAAGGAGCTCACCTCCGAAGAACTCATTGACTTTTATGAGGAGCTTATAGATAAGTACCCGATAATTTCCATTGAAGACCCTCTATCGGAAAACGACTGGGACGGGTGGAAGGAGATAACAGAAAGGCTTGGCAGAAGAGTTCAACTGGTTGGGGATGACCTCTTCACCACAAACCCAAAAATACTTAAAGAGGGCATAGGTAGAGGTATAGCCAACTCCATTTTGGTGAAGCTTAATCAGATAGGGACTCTTTCAGAGACACTGGATACTATAATCCTCGCTAAGGAGAACGGTTATACAGCTGTTATATCCCACCGCTCCGGTGAGTCAGAAGACGCTTTCATATCACACCTTGCCGTTGCGACGAACGCAGGACAGATAAAGACTGGTTCTGCTTCTCGTTCGGATAGAATTGCAAAGTATAACGAGCTTCTTAGAATAGAAGAAGAGCTTGGTTATGGAGCAAGGTTCTGGGGTAAAGAGGAATTCAGGAGATTCCTTACTAATTAAGCGTTTAGCTTACGGTTTTCTTATCCTATCTTTGGTTAATACGCTTACAAATCTTGTGTTTTCAGACCTTAACTTGAAGAGGGTGGTCCAGTTAAAGCTCGCCTCCAACAGGCTTACCGAGCTTATTGAGGTGGAGAGGGGCAGAAACCTAATCCTGAATGCTGTCCACTCAAGGGTTAAAAGAAATCCAAAGTTTTACAAGGAAAAATTTGTAAGGGAATATCTCCTTATGTTTAAGGAGGGGGAGAAGGTAGTGCCTCTTCCAAAAGAGCTATGGTACAGGTGATTACCTTTTGACCTCTTCAAGTTTCCTGGCAGCAGCGTAAAGAACTGCCTCGGCAACAACTTGACCATCAACGGTGGCTGTTCCCTTCATCTTGGAGAGGGTTTTCTTTAAAGACAGGGTTTCAAGCTCCATAACGAGCTGGTCTCCAGGGAAAACAGGCCTTTTAAACCTGGCATCATCTATACCTGCGAAAACAACCGCATACTTGCCTATCTCTAAATTGAGAGACTTTATCATAAGTATCCCTCCGACCTGAGCCATGGCTTCAAGGACGTAAACCCCGGGAAAGAGAGGGAATCCTGGGAAGTGTCCCTGAAACACAGGCTCGTTCACCGAAACGTTCTTAATCCCTACTATCCTCTTCCCCTCTTCGTATTCGGTGATTCTGTCAACAAGCAGCAGGGGATACCTGTGGGGCAGTATGTCCATTATCTCAAGTATGTCCATGCAGGTATTATATATCAAAGATTACCTCTGCAACGTATCTCTCTCCTTCTTTGGCTACCTTTAATCTATGGTATGTGGCAGCTTTTATCACAAGTTTGGATGGGTGTTTTTGAGGGTCAAACTTTTCTCCCCTAAGTCTTACCTTTACACTGTCATCTTCCAGCTTCAAAACCTCGCATTCGGAGGCAACAAAACCTTTGCTTTCGTGTAGGACAATCGCTTCATTTATAAGGTCCGCAAGGAGGAAGGGTAGCGGAGAACGGACTTGTATTTCATAGCTTTCCTTTTTCTCAACCGTAGCTATATCCGTCATCTCGTTAAAGGTCGCAAGGAGCGCTTTGCAGAAAACATCCTCCAGTGAGTTCCCCCAGACTCTTATTCCAGCGTCTGCAGTTATATCGTCTATGGTTTCGTAGAACATAGTTTTTATTTAAAACCATCTTCTGTAATCAAGTCTTAAGTTTGTTAGTGTTTCCTTTACGCCACCGGCGTTCTGATTAACATTAAATCCGATTGTAAAGTGATCTCTATCTATCAGGCTTCCGCCCAAACCACCCTCAAGTCCGGCGAGGATTCCGTACCGGCTGTTTACTCCCAGATCTACGCCCAAGAAAGGTCTCCAAACCCTCGTGTAAGTTTCCTTGTTTATGTAACCTATATAGACGCCAACACCGGCTGCCAGATAGTCTTCAGGGAGAACCTGATAAGAAGGGTCAGGTAATACGGAAACGGTATCTCCCAATTTTCCACTCGAGGAGTAGTTTGCTAACTGACCGTATCCCTGTATCCTAATGTCCGGATAGTTAAGCCTTAGCCAGCGTTCCAGATATAAGGTGAAGGAAGCCCCCTTACCGAGCTCCGTTCTATCAGAGGAGAGAAATTTACTCCCCTCCAGTTCCAGAGATAGACCCACCCTGTTCGTGATGTTATGGAAAGCGGACAACCGCAGGAAGTCCTTTACACCCCCAAGGTAAAGATATATGGTCTCGTATGTCTCAGTATTGATACCTGTAGTGAAGGTCACGGAAGTCCTCTTAAGCCAGTTAGTTTCGTAACTACCAATCACAAAGGGATTAGCTTTCAATCTTTTGAACACACCTAATTGCAGGTCAAACCGGCTACGTTCAAACCTCTTTGTAAATTTTGCACTTACCTTAAAACCTTCGGGTGCGTATTTCACCACATCGCTGTCTTTACTGAGGGGAAACATCACATCTGCACCCAATTCTGCTCCCCACCCGAGCTGTAGGTCTCTGAGTATCAGGTGGAACGTCTCTCTTGTTTCCGAATAACCTTTTCTGCTGAGAAAGCCTGCAGAGACTCCCATGTTATTGCCATGTTCCATAGTTAGATCTCTGAGCTGTTTGTAGAGACGATAATCGTAGGGGCTGTGTTCAAGGCTCGCAAAGGCGGTGTTCAACGCTCCCTCATACGCAAACAACCTTCTGTACGCCTCAACCTTATCCCTTCTCGGCAGGATGTCCTTCTTCTCCGAAAGCAAATTTTTAATCCCATACCTTTCCTCGTAGTGAAGCATCCTGTTGAGCTTCATCCACGCCTTTTCTTTATAGCCCCTGAATCTTACCAGCCGGCGTTCCTTATCGTACCTTCCTTTACTCAGAAGGTAGGAGAGGTAGACCTCTCTCCATACATCGGAGGGCAGGGTTCTCTGGGAAGCAAACAGAAGCCTCTCATAAGCGGGTGACTTCAGGAACTCGGAAGCCAGATACAGATAATCCCGCATGAAATCGGAATCTTCAGCAACGACCGGGGATTTTTTTAATACTTCAGTCCTTTTGAGGAACTCTTTATGTCTGATCTTTCTTGCTTCGTCTTCCTTACCGACAGCAGTTAAAATCTCTGCAAGAACAAGCTTGTCGTCCATACCTGCCCTTCTATAGAGATCCATAGCTTTTTTACCGTATTGAAGTTTGATGTAAGCAAATATAAAGGGTTCCGGCAGTAGGGTTGAATACCGCTCAAATTTACGAATGGCGGTCTTCAGTTTCTCAGGGTTATCCATATCAAGAAGGGTGTACAGGTAGAAGGTGAGCAGGTCTGGAGAGAAGCCCTTTTCTAATCTGTCTTCCATAATTTCAAAAGCGGTATCTCTCCTGCCGGTTTTTAATAAGGCGCTCACGTAATAGATCAAAAGGTAATCCTTACTCAGCATTAGTTCTCTTTCACTATCCCCTTCAGCTAAGCTAAGTATGGTGTCCCACATCTCGCTCTTATAGGCTATGTTCAGGGCTGTCTCCAGCAGTGAAGGGATTTTAAACTTTTTCCATCCTTCAAGGCTCAGCCGGAGAGCCCTCTCCGGATCTCTGCGGGAAAGCACGAGGGAAGCTCTTTCGTAATCTTCCGCCCTCCCCTCACCTGTGCTTATAAGATTTAAGGAGGCTTTTAAAGCATCCTCATACTCCTCAAGCATCCATGCGAGGTCCGAGAAGGTTTCCCAAAATTCTCCCTCTTTAGGTTCCTTCTGCGCATGGGCTTTCAAAGTTTTATAGGCCTCCCAGTGTCTTTTTTCGGAGTAAAGGATATTTGCTTTTAGCAAAACGAGCGCTGTATCAACACCGTACCTGTTCTCAATTTCTTCGATAACTTCCAGAGCCTCTTTCTTTTGACCCGTATAAAAAAGTATCTCAGCAAGAAGATGCTTTGCCTCTTTATCCTCCTGTGCTCTTAAGAGCTTTATTATCTTTTCAACTTCACCGAGCCCTTTGTATACTTCAAGGGCTAACTTGTACGAAGGTTTCACCTCATCTATCAACTTTTCAGCTATATCGTATCTCTCCAGAGAAAGGGCTAAGGAAAAGGCTCTTTCCGCATACTTCTTATCTCCCGTCAGATTATAAGCCTTTAGAGTTGGTTCTAGAGCCTCCTTACTCCTGTTATTCCATATAAGTAACGTGGCGTACCTATCCCACCAAAAGGGATCCTGGGGGAAGAGCTGTGTTCCTTTCTTTGCCAGTTTGATTGCCTCTTCCTGCTTTCCAGAGCCTATCAGGGCGGACAGGAGCAGCTTCATAAGATCGTTCATATCACCACCCTTTCCGTAAAGAACTATCCTCTCCGGTTTATAAAGGCATGTTCTCAAGAAGGAATCGCGGAACTCTTTGAAGCGACGGATCTCCTTTAGGAGAGTCCCTGCCCTCTCTTTAGTGTTGAAAAATCCGACCCTTATAGTGTACTTACCCTTTATCAGTTCTATCCTCGCATCGGGGTAGTTTTCCACGAGGGGGAAGACGCTCTTCAGGTCATTAAGGTGTTCAGAGCTGGCGAGCTGAAGGCAGTAATACACCTCTCCGAAAGATACGGTCACCAGTATAAGCACAAGTATCAGCAACCTAACCATTCAACAACCCCATCTTCTTGGCTACTTTTTCGGCTATGTTCCCCGCAAAAGCGGAATCTCCTGTGGCAAGCGCCGACTTGACCATAAAACTGGTGAATTCAATGTCCTCAACGTAAGCGGTCGCATATTTCTTTATGATCCTCTTTGCCAGATTCACATTCTTTCTTCCGAGAGCATAGTTCACTGCCAGTTTTATAAGGGCTTTTCTTTTCTCACCTCTCGCCTCTTCTATTAAAGAAAGCAGTAGAAAACCCACATCCCTCTTAACTTTTACAGATAACCACAGAATGTCGTTTATGTACTTATCCCGCAGATCGGGATACTTCTGTAAAAGCTTTGTAAGAACACCCAGCGCCTCCCCGTAATTTTCTGTCTCTAATAGGGTTCTATACTTGAGCAGAGCCCCTTTCTTACTCTCCTCTCCAAGAATGTCTATAAAGGGAAGTGCTACTGAATACTCACCCATACTGACCGCGAGTTCTACCACTTTTTCTACCCAATTACTATCTCCAGTTTTCTTTGCTATCTTCTGAGCCGCATAGAGGGAAACGCCTGGCAAGTTCATGGAAATACCTTCTCTGTAAACGAACTTAAGTATCTCTATATCTTCACTTTTATTCGCCAAAGTATAGAGGGTTTTCCTTATATCACTCAGGACGGCTCTCCTTTCTTCATCTTCTTTAAGTGCAAAAAAGCTGGTCTTTTTTATTCTGTATATCAGCATAATGGCTTCTATCTCTTTATTTTTGTAGTTTGAAAGTGTTTCAGCTACCCGTATGGCTTTATAATATTCCCCTTTCATCAAGTAACTCTCCGCTAACACCCTGAGAAGATCCGGCTCCTTACTGAACTCTGTAACCCTTTCAAGGTACTTTATACGAAGATCTACGTTCGTTATAGTATCGCTGGAAAGGATTTCTTTCATACGCCACCCCGGAAAGAGAGCCAGCATTACACCTATGAAAACAATCAAAAAAGCTATAAACTCCCTAAAAGGGAATATTTCAGTAATGACAGACCGCTTCAATCTCAGCTCTGTAACCTCCTTTATAGGTTTGCAAGCCCGAGGGTAGCCTCTTCCCATTTATACTTACGTTGCAGGGACCCGTATCCAGTTTGACCTCTAACGGAACGTATGCCCTAATAGCGAGGTGTATCCTTCCGTTCTCTCTCTTTGCGGACTCAACCTGCCCGTTGGTTTCCTCAAGATTGAACCAGTTCACCTTCTCCTTTGTAAACTCCAGATAGTAATTTCCGGTGCCGTCAAGGTTTACGTATATATCGTTGCCCCTTTCATAAAAGCCTATTACGCCTTTACTCTTCCTGAGATCCGGATAGCCCATACTCCTGTCAACCCTGAGCGTCCTCAAATGACCGGAGTTTTTTATCCTGAATCCATTCCCCTCCTTAAGTAAAGCGGTCTCTCTGAAGTCTAAGACCTGAGCGGCAAATTCCGAAAGGAACATCGGATTCGTCCTTTCCGAAAGAGCATACTCGTAAACTCTCTTGAGAGCATTCAGGGAAGCTTGTTTTTGAGCGGAGTAGAAGTGGTAATAAATGGATATGGGCTTAAGCCTGTAAGGTTTATCCGTGAGTTTAAAGGTCTGTATAACGTTCATGTAGCCCCAGAAAGGTCCCGTCCAGAGGTTCGTGTACACGTTCTCGTTCTGAATAGGAGCGTAAACCTGAAAGTAAGGTCCGAAGTTAACTCCCATAGGAGATATGTTTCTAAGGAAAGGCTCGGCTTCGGTTACTGTTGTATCTCCCCCGTTTACGTTGAAAATACCGAGTTTGTAAGTAAGCTCCACTTCCTCCCCATCAGGGTCACAAGACCCGGTCCACTGGAACACTTTTACCTTCTTTCCTGTTTCCTCTAAAAGCTGATTTATAAACTCAACCGAACCTTTTATCTCCCTGACAGGATCAAAACTGTAACCCTTTACAGGCAGGTTATAACCGTATTGGAGCTTCTTTTCCGAATACCTGTCCGTTTGCCACGTGAAGGGATGGGAGAAGGAGTGAGAGGCGGGCTCCACATTGGGTAGGGAGAATATACTTTTAGCTATAGCCCGGAGCTTTTCCGATCTGTCGGGATACAATCCGTAAGGAGCCACATCCGCCTCTATTAGGGAAACGGTGTGAGGAATTCCGTAAGCCTTTATCACTTCATCCCTTATTACCTCACCTAAATTTCTGTTGGGCGAGAACTCCGCGTTGCCAAAGAAGGCATCTCCGTCTATGTGGGCTGTAAGTATCCTCCTGCCGTTCTCCGTCGTAACATCCAGTGCCGGGAAAGGATCCTTTAAAAACACCATCCTGAAAATCTCAAAGGGGTTATAAACCCAGAGCTCTTCATCGTTGAGTAAGGAGCCGTCCACTGCATAACCTCCCCAGTTGGTAAGGGCAAAGGGGACGTGCTCCTGTCCTAAAGAGTTCTGAGCCACCACAAGAGCTTTCCCCGCAATAGGTTTAATCAACCTGTCCGTATACCTGAGTATCAGCGGTACTTCAAATCCTGCACCTTCGTAGAAACTTTTTACCCTGAAACCGGAAGGATCTACGTCCCTGTTTCTCTCAACCTTTAAACCGAAACTCTTAAAAACCTCATCATTAGAAAAGGGAAAGTCCTCTATGAAGAATAACCTGAGACCTTCCTCCTTCGCCTTTAAAAGCCACCTGTCAAGATTAACACTTCTGTGGCT from Hydrogenivirga caldilitoris includes these protein-coding regions:
- a CDS encoding ArsA family ATPase, with product MPAFKLLEMLDRKLFFFGGKGGVGKTTLSSALALALADRGRKTLIISTDPAHSLSDILGVKGEGIFQALPNLYVCEIDPYEAVRGYMKKALESIEPLVNAEVFDQIKEAFHSIEETPGTEEAATLEELTKLILGHFGDYEHFVIDTAPTGHTLQMLKTASRIGRWLEELLKRKRTAQKLWSASGKEKEDRAIHILEERRKRFLAFSELLLSRKTIFFPVLNPERLPIEETYRMVNSLKKLRVNVGAIIVNKVLPPATRDEFFTMRKEQEKEYMKEIREKFKEFPIVEIPMKEKDIEGVNQLREVSVELGRRLGI
- a CDS encoding YqaA family protein, whose protein sequence is MFESLELWAKNLVEHYGYIGIFLISFSESIVQPVPPDPFIAGGTALGLNPLIASLVATLGSVLGGLTAHTLGLIFGEPLTKKLLGEKNFLKGEAFMNRYGVFAVLLGALTPVPFKAICWLAGIFEMPRIPFLLAAFIGRLPRFLVFAYMGSMFGY
- the eno gene encoding phosphopyruvate hydratase; amino-acid sequence: MSAIVGIHGREVLDSRGNPTVEAEVVLESGAVGRAIVPSGASTGEREALELRDGDPKRFHGKGVLKAVDNINSEIAKRLCGMESLDQREIDLTLIELDGTENKSRLGANAILAVSMAVARASAQELGVSLYEYLGGKFGSRLPVPLMNVINGGAHADNPLDIQEFMIAPVCGGSFKEALRAGVEVFHTLKKVLKDKGFSTNVGDEGGFAPNLSSTTEVLDTLLLAIEKSGYKPGEDILLALDCASSEFYERGKYTLEGKELTSEELIDFYEELIDKYPIISIEDPLSENDWDGWKEITERLGRRVQLVGDDLFTTNPKILKEGIGRGIANSILVKLNQIGTLSETLDTIILAKENGYTAVISHRSGESEDAFISHLAVATNAGQIKTGSASRSDRIAKYNELLRIEEELGYGARFWGKEEFRRFLTN
- the fabZ gene encoding 3-hydroxyacyl-ACP dehydratase FabZ, whose product is MDILEIMDILPHRYPLLLVDRITEYEEGKRIVGIKNVSVNEPVFQGHFPGFPLFPGVYVLEAMAQVGGILMIKSLNLEIGKYAVVFAGIDDARFKRPVFPGDQLVMELETLSLKKTLSKMKGTATVDGQVVAEAVLYAAARKLEEVKR
- a CDS encoding archease, with the protein product MFYETIDDITADAGIRVWGNSLEDVFCKALLATFNEMTDIATVEKKESYEIQVRSPLPFLLADLINEAIVLHESKGFVASECEVLKLEDDSVKVRLRGEKFDPQKHPSKLVIKAATYHRLKVAKEGERYVAEVIFDI
- a CDS encoding tetratricopeptide repeat protein; this encodes MVRLLILVLILVTVSFGEVYYCLQLASSEHLNDLKSVFPLVENYPDARIELIKGKYTIRVGFFNTKERAGTLLKEIRRFKEFRDSFLRTCLYKPERIVLYGKGGDMNDLMKLLLSALIGSGKQEEAIKLAKKGTQLFPQDPFWWDRYATLLIWNNRSKEALEPTLKAYNLTGDKKYAERAFSLALSLERYDIAEKLIDEVKPSYKLALEVYKGLGEVEKIIKLLRAQEDKEAKHLLAEILFYTGQKKEALEVIEEIENRYGVDTALVLLKANILYSEKRHWEAYKTLKAHAQKEPKEGEFWETFSDLAWMLEEYEDALKASLNLISTGEGRAEDYERASLVLSRRDPERALRLSLEGWKKFKIPSLLETALNIAYKSEMWDTILSLAEGDSERELMLSKDYLLIYYVSALLKTGRRDTAFEIMEDRLEKGFSPDLLTFYLYTLLDMDNPEKLKTAIRKFERYSTLLPEPFIFAYIKLQYGKKAMDLYRRAGMDDKLVLAEILTAVGKEDEARKIRHKEFLKRTEVLKKSPVVAEDSDFMRDYLYLASEFLKSPAYERLLFASQRTLPSDVWREVYLSYLLSKGRYDKERRLVRFRGYKEKAWMKLNRMLHYEERYGIKNLLSEKKDILPRRDKVEAYRRLFAYEGALNTAFASLEHSPYDYRLYKQLRDLTMEHGNNMGVSAGFLSRKGYSETRETFHLILRDLQLGWGAELGADVMFPLSKDSDVVKYAPEGFKVSAKFTKRFERSRFDLQLGVFKRLKANPFVIGSYETNWLKRTSVTFTTGINTETYETIYLYLGGVKDFLRLSAFHNITNRVGLSLELEGSKFLSSDRTELGKGASFTLYLERWLRLNYPDIRIQGYGQLANYSSSGKLGDTVSVLPDPSYQVLPEDYLAAGVGVYIGYINKETYTRVWRPFLGVDLGVNSRYGILAGLEGGLGGSLIDRDHFTIGFNVNQNAGGVKETLTNLRLDYRRWF
- a CDS encoding endo alpha-1,4 polygalactosaminidase gives rise to the protein MEVIKNKSFYLRRNSKLIGYISVGEIEKFRNYYEDIKKYAIGKNPVWDSYIADLRKEGYVNYILDVVAKRIADSGFDGFFLDTLDSYKLAVKPEEYVEFERAEVELIKNLRARYPDKLIILNRGEEILERVHNLINGVVAESLFRGLGKEREYGEVTEEERGYLLKYLSRAKSYGLPVVVIDYADPKDRKLAKELVSKIKALGFIPYVADRELSRIGHSECDLIPRRVILLYDSSVFKVRQVADVNRLIQMPLEYLGFIPEIYDVNEELPEVYPEAGYLGVVSMGISHRSVNLDRWLLKAKEEGLRLFFIEDFPFSNDEVFKSFGLKVERNRDVDPSGFRVKSFYEGAGFEVPLILRYTDRLIKPIAGKALVVAQNSLGQEHVPFALTNWGGYAVDGSLLNDEELWVYNPFEIFRMVFLKDPFPALDVTTENGRRILTAHIDGDAFFGNAEFSPNRNLGEVIRDEVIKAYGIPHTVSLIEADVAPYGLYPDRSEKLRAIAKSIFSLPNVEPASHSFSHPFTWQTDRYSEKKLQYGYNLPVKGYSFDPVREIKGSVEFINQLLEETGKKVKVFQWTGSCDPDGEEVELTYKLGIFNVNGGDTTVTEAEPFLRNISPMGVNFGPYFQVYAPIQNENVYTNLWTGPFWGYMNVIQTFKLTDKPYRLKPISIYYHFYSAQKQASLNALKRVYEYALSERTNPMFLSEFAAQVLDFRETALLKEGNGFRIKNSGHLRTLRVDRSMGYPDLRKSKGVIGFYERGNDIYVNLDGTGNYYLEFTKEKVNWFNLEETNGQVESAKRENGRIHLAIRAYVPLEVKLDTGPCNVSINGKRLPSGLQTYKGGYRAEIEAVCHY